In Nonomuraea sp. NBC_00507, the following are encoded in one genomic region:
- a CDS encoding VOC family protein translates to MSVLDSPIPRFHLAMPVDDLTAARRFYGEVLGLQNGRSADTWIDWNMYGHQVVTHLAPARTQQIHNPVDGHDVPVPHFGLILTIEEFHKLAERLRTSGVPFVIEPYVRFAGQAGEQWTMFLLDPAGNALEFKAFADDSQVFAT, encoded by the coding sequence ATGAGCGTCCTGGACTCCCCGATTCCGCGCTTCCACCTGGCCATGCCGGTCGACGACCTGACGGCCGCGCGCCGCTTCTACGGCGAGGTGCTCGGCCTGCAGAACGGCCGCAGCGCCGACACCTGGATCGACTGGAACATGTACGGACACCAGGTCGTCACGCACCTGGCGCCGGCCCGGACGCAGCAAATCCACAATCCGGTCGACGGCCATGACGTTCCGGTGCCCCACTTCGGCCTGATCCTCACGATCGAGGAGTTCCACAAGCTCGCCGAGCGGCTGCGTACATCGGGCGTCCCGTTCGTCATCGAGCCCTACGTGCGCTTCGCCGGCCAGGCGGGGGAGCAGTGGACGATGTTCCTGCTCGACCCGGCGGGCAACGCCCTGGAGTTCAAGGCGTTCGCCGACGACTCCCAGGTTTTCGCCACCTGA
- a CDS encoding GntR family transcriptional regulator: MSEPGTVAPARRRGLADEVADRIREAIFSGVYAPGAQLREVELSQALDVSRGPVREALLRLEREGLVRSAWHRGATVITLAPQDIAELDSLRGALEHLAVQRVVAHASDEDLAEIGKTVELMKRAEDAHAMVRCDIAFHDAVYAAAHHQRLDEAWRALRSQIHLFLLTRIGLSSDGYLAHIPDEHRLLVAALQARDTEAALELFAEHRRHALDVLITKEGQRP, encoded by the coding sequence ATGAGTGAACCGGGCACAGTGGCTCCCGCCCGCCGGCGAGGACTGGCCGATGAGGTCGCCGACCGTATCCGCGAGGCCATCTTCAGCGGCGTCTACGCCCCGGGCGCCCAGCTGCGCGAGGTGGAGCTGTCGCAGGCGCTGGACGTCAGCCGCGGCCCGGTGCGCGAGGCACTGCTCCGGCTGGAACGCGAGGGCCTGGTTCGCAGCGCATGGCATCGCGGCGCCACGGTGATCACATTGGCCCCGCAGGACATCGCCGAATTGGACAGCTTGCGCGGCGCCCTGGAGCACCTGGCCGTCCAGCGCGTGGTCGCCCACGCCTCCGACGAGGACCTCGCCGAGATCGGCAAGACGGTCGAGCTGATGAAGCGCGCCGAGGACGCGCACGCGATGGTGCGCTGCGACATCGCCTTCCATGACGCCGTCTACGCCGCCGCCCACCATCAGCGCCTGGACGAGGCCTGGCGGGCGCTGCGCTCCCAGATCCACCTGTTCCTGCTGACCCGGATCGGCCTCAGCTCCGACGGCTACCTGGCCCATATCCCCGACGAGCATCGCCTGCTCGTCGCCGCGCTGCAGGCCCGCGACACCGAGGCGGCCCTGGAGCTGTTCGCCGAGCACCGCCGCCACGCTCTGGACGTGCTCATCACGAAGGAGGGGCAGCGTCCATGA